From a region of the Bradyrhizobium sp. KBS0727 genome:
- a CDS encoding S-layer family protein — translation MGRASKLLRRYVRGPLLLGASLAVGDWLFAPCNWNAALAQNILPQGGAVVSGQARIGATSGGGLAIVQNSSRAVIDWNSFSVGPTNSVNFLQPSSSSAILNRVTGSTPSTIAGRVTANGQVFLVNPNGIAITSTGSVRVGGGFVASTLDIRDADFNAGNLNFNGRGASASVSSAGVISGAPGGFVGLIGGTVSNAGTITVPLGKVGLGSGERATVDPTGDGFLQIIIPTGAVATDGRALVDVAGRIKAAGGSIEIKAATVQQAVRDAVNISGTLSARSVSGRNGSIVLGGGAGGNVVVSGTLSATGGRRGKGGAITVTGRNIGLRGATLDVSGGSGGGTVQIGGGPRGQGGLLTAETTTVDRNTTIKADATVDGNGGNVTVWADGTTTFGGFITARGGPRRGDGGQAEVSGKTTLDLTGDYSKTPLANLSASNGKAGTILFDPGTVDIIDQTSLSGNKALNGPDTFTAQFLSGQLASANVTIDTNNATGANGTAGDINLMSNAQISWSSGNRLTLNAARDINFAAGASITGTGAGAGLTLRADSGGTGIGTVKFAGGSQVSLLSGGVDLYYNPASNRTAANGGTNPAAGTVNATSYTGTPVAETWSNFVSAGTFRPWMLANSIYDVQNVSNNLGAGYALGTNIDATATAGWNAGAGFVPLGTSSAGFAGTFDGLGRLISNLTINRGLTSDVGLFGYVNGGSISNVGLANVSIAGLNNVGGLAGVNSGGKINSSFVTGTVSGGLLSLLGGNVGGLVGLNGVGGSISNSYATSTVHTTLLGLLSISGGLVGTNDGSITSSYATGSTEMLLSTSGGLVGSNSAGGSISQSYFDTLTTGQSSGVGAGSSAGVTALTTSVFQNGSLPAGLTSALWTAAVGQYPVLNWQVPGAPPPVSTTVVITATDPTSGNPVYGNASPAFTYKVTDTLGNVLCTLNCSAYFTGAPLVDTTLSSTSPAGTSAPGYIAQGTLTAQSGYSLKFVNEALTVATRPLTITASNQSKTYGAVAALGTTAFTTSGLVNGDTVTNATLASSGSSATATVAGGPYAITAASALGTGLSNYTIGYANGLLTVNPAPLSVTALGGNSTYGSSPSNPGFSATGLQNGESVNVLTGLGNSFGIGNASNAGSYTLSVTGSLTNTNYVVASTNNGTWTVDPAQVSVTALGGSSTYGSAPTNPGLSATGLQNGQGVNVLTGLGNSFGIGNASNAGSYTLSVTGSLTNPNYVVASTNNATWTVDPAQVSVTALGGSSTYGSAPTNPGLSATGLQNGQRVNVLTGLGNSFGIGNASNAGSYTLSVTGSLTNPNYVVASTNNATWTVNPALVSVTALGGSSIYGSSPTNPGLSATGLQNGQSVNVLTGLGNSFGITNISSTGVHTLSVAGSLTNPNYIIAAKNTGSWAVTPLRGSLTDGPSPSLIGTSVKPPPDGGSTSVLAGLGNSSGSVNTGAGGNLLNSKPAGAGPLVRPREPVVGPNVGPPTLTPLPDNSSDPIAIPFAGQTPYMAATAIPSAKATCPGGNARGSADATTDAFGYATGISADPQGQPCAAPAPEKQAGLIDFALSKLNRGALFEALDREISDVRNSAINTRAAQVTLLAGSSLALTAGFVGWLLRGGALVSALLSSMPLWRGFDPLVVVLRPRRKQAGDRRSPDVDRMFDRTHNYARDAGS, via the coding sequence ATGGGTCGCGCGTCGAAACTACTTCGTCGGTATGTCCGTGGGCCGCTCTTGCTCGGCGCGTCGCTGGCGGTGGGCGATTGGCTTTTTGCGCCCTGCAATTGGAACGCCGCGCTGGCGCAAAATATTCTTCCCCAGGGAGGCGCGGTCGTTTCAGGTCAGGCCAGGATTGGCGCGACGTCGGGGGGCGGACTTGCGATCGTTCAAAATTCGTCGAGAGCCGTCATCGACTGGAACAGCTTTTCGGTGGGTCCGACCAACAGCGTGAATTTCCTGCAGCCGAGTTCGTCGTCGGCGATTCTCAACCGGGTGACAGGCTCGACGCCTTCGACCATCGCAGGTCGAGTCACCGCAAACGGCCAGGTCTTCCTGGTCAATCCCAACGGCATTGCCATTACATCGACCGGTTCGGTGCGGGTCGGCGGCGGATTTGTCGCTTCTACGCTCGACATCAGAGATGCCGACTTCAATGCGGGCAACCTCAACTTCAACGGTCGGGGCGCCTCGGCGAGCGTCAGCAGTGCCGGCGTCATATCGGGCGCCCCGGGTGGATTTGTCGGCCTCATCGGCGGCACGGTGTCCAATGCAGGTACGATAACCGTGCCGCTCGGCAAGGTCGGCCTGGGCTCCGGCGAGCGGGCCACGGTCGATCCGACCGGTGACGGCTTCCTGCAGATCATCATTCCTACCGGCGCCGTTGCGACCGATGGGCGCGCGCTGGTCGATGTCGCCGGTCGCATCAAGGCCGCGGGTGGAAGTATCGAGATCAAGGCTGCCACGGTGCAACAGGCCGTGCGCGACGCCGTCAATATCTCCGGCACGTTGTCGGCGCGATCGGTTTCGGGCCGCAACGGCAGCATCGTGCTTGGGGGCGGCGCGGGCGGAAATGTCGTCGTGTCGGGAACGCTGTCGGCGACCGGTGGCCGTCGCGGCAAGGGTGGCGCCATCACCGTCACCGGCCGCAACATCGGACTGAGGGGCGCAACCCTTGACGTTTCCGGCGGCAGCGGCGGCGGCACGGTACAGATCGGCGGCGGCCCGCGCGGGCAAGGCGGTTTGCTGACTGCCGAGACCACCACGGTCGACCGGAACACCACGATCAAGGCCGATGCAACTGTCGACGGCAACGGCGGCAACGTTACGGTCTGGGCCGACGGCACCACCACGTTTGGCGGGTTCATCACGGCGCGCGGCGGTCCGCGGCGCGGCGATGGTGGTCAGGCTGAAGTGTCCGGAAAAACGACGCTCGACTTGACCGGCGACTACAGCAAAACGCCGCTTGCCAATCTCTCGGCCAGCAACGGAAAAGCCGGAACCATCCTGTTCGATCCCGGAACGGTGGATATCATCGACCAGACCAGCCTGTCCGGCAACAAGGCGCTCAACGGCCCCGATACATTTACCGCGCAATTTCTTTCCGGCCAGCTCGCATCCGCCAACGTGACGATCGACACCAACAACGCAACCGGTGCGAACGGTACCGCGGGTGACATCAACCTGATGTCCAATGCGCAGATATCTTGGTCCAGCGGCAACAGACTGACGCTCAACGCCGCGCGCGATATCAACTTCGCGGCCGGCGCTTCCATTACCGGTACCGGCGCGGGGGCGGGCCTCACGCTGCGCGCCGATTCCGGCGGCACCGGAATCGGTACCGTCAAATTCGCCGGCGGCTCTCAGGTGAGTCTGCTCTCCGGCGGCGTCGATCTCTACTACAACCCGGCCTCCAACCGGACCGCCGCCAACGGGGGAACGAATCCGGCGGCCGGGACCGTCAACGCGACCAGTTATACCGGCACGCCGGTTGCGGAAACCTGGTCGAATTTCGTCAGCGCGGGGACGTTCAGGCCGTGGATGCTGGCCAACAGCATCTATGACGTTCAGAACGTCAGCAATAACCTCGGCGCCGGCTACGCACTCGGCACCAATATCGACGCCACTGCGACGGCCGGGTGGAATGCCGGTGCTGGCTTCGTGCCGCTCGGCACCAGCAGTGCCGGCTTTGCCGGCACGTTCGATGGACTGGGCCGTCTCATCTCCAACCTCACCATCAATCGCGGCTTGACGAGCGATGTCGGGTTGTTTGGCTACGTCAACGGCGGCTCGATCAGCAACGTCGGCCTGGCAAATGTATCGATAGCCGGATTGAACAATGTCGGCGGTCTCGCCGGTGTCAATTCCGGTGGCAAAATCAATTCGTCCTTTGTCACGGGCACGGTTAGTGGTGGCCTTCTAAGTCTCTTGGGTGGCAATGTCGGCGGGCTTGTCGGTCTGAACGGCGTCGGCGGCAGTATCAGCAATTCCTACGCAACCAGCACGGTTCACACTACTTTGCTTGGTTTGCTTAGCATCTCCGGCGGTCTCGTCGGCACGAACGACGGAAGCATCACGAGTTCCTACGCCACGGGCTCGACTGAGATGCTGCTCTCCACCTCCGGTGGGCTTGTCGGTTCGAACTCGGCCGGCGGAAGCATCAGCCAGTCGTATTTTGATACGCTGACGACCGGGCAGTCCTCCGGCGTCGGCGCGGGCTCTTCGGCCGGCGTCACCGCACTGACGACATCGGTATTCCAGAACGGCTCCTTGCCCGCCGGCCTGACCTCCGCGCTGTGGACCGCGGCCGTCGGACAATATCCTGTCCTGAATTGGCAAGTCCCGGGCGCGCCGCCACCGGTATCAACGACCGTCGTGATCACGGCGACCGACCCGACTTCCGGCAATCCGGTCTACGGCAACGCCAGCCCGGCATTCACCTACAAGGTTACCGATACACTCGGCAACGTGCTGTGCACCTTGAACTGCTCGGCCTATTTCACCGGCGCGCCGCTTGTCGATACCACATTGTCCTCCACCAGCCCCGCAGGCACGTCGGCCCCCGGCTATATCGCGCAGGGAACGCTGACCGCGCAAAGCGGTTATTCGCTCAAGTTCGTCAACGAGGCGCTTACGGTCGCGACCCGTCCACTGACGATCACGGCGTCAAACCAGTCGAAGACCTACGGTGCTGTCGCTGCACTGGGGACGACGGCATTCACGACAAGCGGCCTGGTGAACGGCGACACCGTTACCAACGCGACGCTGGCCAGCTCCGGCTCGAGCGCCACGGCGACGGTCGCGGGCGGGCCCTATGCGATTACGGCTGCGTCCGCGCTCGGCACCGGCCTTTCGAATTACACCATCGGGTATGCCAACGGGCTTCTGACCGTTAACCCGGCGCCGCTCAGCGTCACCGCGCTCGGCGGAAACTCGACCTACGGTTCTTCGCCGTCGAACCCGGGCTTTTCAGCCACCGGTCTGCAGAACGGCGAGAGCGTCAATGTGCTGACCGGCCTCGGCAACTCATTCGGTATCGGCAACGCCAGCAATGCCGGCAGCTACACGCTCAGCGTCACGGGCTCGCTCACCAACACCAACTACGTTGTCGCCAGCACCAACAACGGGACATGGACCGTCGACCCCGCGCAGGTCAGCGTGACGGCACTCGGAGGATCATCCACCTACGGCTCCGCGCCGACCAATCCGGGCCTGTCGGCAACCGGCTTGCAGAACGGCCAGGGCGTCAATGTGCTGACCGGCCTTGGCAACTCGTTCGGTATCGGCAACGCCAGCAATGCCGGCAGCTATACGCTGAGCGTCACGGGCTCGCTCACCAACCCCAACTACGTTGTCGCCAGCACCAACAACGCGACATGGACCGTCGACCCCGCGCAGGTCAGCGTGACGGCACTCGGAGGATCATCCACCTACGGCTCCGCGCCGACCAATCCGGGCCTGTCGGCAACCGGCTTGCAGAACGGCCAGCGCGTCAATGTGCTGACCGGCCTTGGCAACTCGTTCGGTATCGGCAACGCCAGCAATGCCGGCAGCTATACGCTGAGCGTCACGGGCTCGCTTACCAACCCCAACTACGTTGTCGCCAGCACCAACAACGCGACATGGACCGTCAATCCCGCGCTGGTCAGTGTGACGGCGCTCGGCGGATCATCCATCTACGGCTCTTCGCCGACGAATCCGGGCCTGTCGGCTACCGGCCTGCAGAACGGCCAGAGCGTCAACGTGCTGACCGGCCTTGGCAACTCGTTTGGCATCACCAACATCAGCAGCACCGGCGTCCACACGCTAAGCGTCGCCGGTTCGCTGACCAACCCCAACTACATCATCGCAGCCAAAAACACCGGAAGCTGGGCGGTAACTCCGCTTCGGGGCTCTTTGACCGACGGCCCTTCGCCGTCGCTCATCGGTACGTCGGTGAAACCGCCGCCAGACGGCGGCAGTACCAGCGTGCTTGCCGGACTTGGAAATTCTTCCGGCAGCGTCAATACCGGCGCGGGCGGCAACCTCCTCAACAGCAAGCCCGCCGGCGCCGGTCCGCTCGTCAGGCCGCGCGAACCGGTCGTCGGCCCCAACGTCGGACCCCCGACGCTCACCCCGTTACCGGACAACTCATCCGATCCGATCGCAATTCCGTTCGCCGGTCAAACACCGTACATGGCGGCAACGGCAATTCCGTCCGCGAAGGCAACTTGCCCGGGCGGCAATGCAAGGGGATCCGCGGACGCAACGACCGATGCCTTCGGCTATGCCACCGGGATCTCCGCAGACCCGCAAGGGCAACCCTGCGCGGCACCCGCTCCGGAAAAGCAGGCCGGCCTGATTGACTTCGCCCTGTCCAAGCTCAATCGCGGCGCGCTGTTCGAGGCATTGGACCGGGAAATCTCCGACGTG
- a CDS encoding ShlB/FhaC/HecB family hemolysin secretion/activation protein, whose translation MPGQPALTPPAGSEDLHVLVGDVRVDGAFAELGPLIAAYVREITGSRVSVTQIYALARSIEQAYASAGYSLARVLVPPQNLVDRGTLVIVVVDGFIESVDVAGVPERLRFEVAARLNSLIGRRHLKREVIERALLIAGDIPGLKLRSALTRGASDGGTRLVLEGEHRLVTGSLGTDDRLTQSLGTWQLRGTIAVNSALGLGEQIYASVGSGADLRAAVAGSSPLTVVGGGAVIPVGTEGITLNPEYTRSTTQTPQAPGVPASLGTFERFAVRMRDPVIWTRSSSLNVNLSIEYITQQVLAPAFGVALNNDRYVVARLGPDYATSLPWGAGLQLAVNLSQGLGGRTEADAVASGVPLSRLGAGPDFTKITGNVRVSQPLPNDIRFDLMGSGQLSLGKPMLRSEQFLLDGMDAVSGFAAGTLSVDQGATLRGELVRPFGARFDAVVATVSPYLFGSIGRGREFSVTSVEQSIINAGAIGLGARSSVDAAAGLPGLSFGLELARRFSDVPGWRQGWRGNVNAMVTF comes from the coding sequence TTGCCCGGGCAGCCTGCTTTGACGCCGCCGGCCGGTTCCGAGGACCTTCACGTCCTGGTTGGCGATGTACGCGTGGATGGCGCGTTTGCCGAACTTGGCCCGCTGATCGCGGCATATGTCCGTGAAATTACGGGTAGTCGGGTTTCCGTCACGCAGATCTACGCGCTAGCGAGGTCGATCGAGCAGGCCTACGCCAGCGCCGGATACTCATTGGCCCGGGTACTCGTCCCTCCGCAAAACCTCGTCGATCGGGGCACGCTGGTCATCGTCGTTGTCGACGGCTTCATCGAGAGCGTCGATGTCGCGGGCGTTCCGGAACGGCTTCGCTTCGAAGTCGCGGCGCGCCTCAACTCGCTGATTGGCCGTCGACACCTCAAACGGGAAGTCATCGAGCGCGCACTGCTGATCGCCGGCGATATACCCGGCCTCAAATTGCGAAGCGCGCTGACGCGCGGCGCGAGCGACGGCGGCACCCGGCTGGTTCTTGAAGGCGAGCATCGCCTCGTGACCGGTTCGCTTGGCACTGACGACCGGCTCACGCAATCGCTTGGGACCTGGCAGTTGCGGGGTACCATCGCGGTCAACAGCGCACTCGGTCTCGGCGAGCAGATCTATGCCTCGGTCGGTTCGGGCGCCGACCTCAGGGCGGCGGTCGCGGGCTCTTCGCCGCTCACGGTCGTCGGCGGCGGCGCGGTCATTCCAGTGGGCACCGAAGGCATCACCCTTAATCCGGAATATACCCGCTCCACCACGCAGACGCCGCAGGCACCGGGAGTGCCGGCTTCGCTCGGAACATTCGAGCGCTTCGCGGTGCGGATGCGCGACCCGGTGATCTGGACCCGCAGTTCCTCCCTGAACGTCAATTTGTCGATTGAGTACATCACGCAGCAGGTGCTGGCACCGGCCTTCGGCGTCGCACTCAACAATGACCGTTACGTCGTTGCCAGGCTGGGGCCGGACTACGCAACGTCCCTGCCGTGGGGAGCCGGGCTGCAGCTGGCCGTCAATCTCTCCCAGGGTCTCGGCGGTCGCACCGAGGCCGATGCCGTTGCGTCCGGTGTCCCGTTGTCGCGGCTGGGAGCCGGACCGGATTTTACCAAGATCACCGGGAATGTTCGCGTTTCCCAGCCGCTGCCGAACGATATCCGCTTCGATCTGATGGGATCGGGGCAGCTGTCGCTCGGCAAGCCGATGTTGCGTTCCGAGCAGTTTTTGCTTGATGGCATGGATGCGGTCTCCGGCTTTGCGGCCGGAACGTTGAGCGTCGATCAGGGCGCAACACTTCGCGGCGAACTGGTGCGCCCGTTCGGTGCGCGGTTCGACGCCGTTGTCGCAACCGTCTCGCCGTATTTGTTCGGTTCGATCGGACGCGGGCGTGAGTTTAGCGTCACCAGTGTCGAGCAATCGATCATCAACGCCGGGGCGATCGGACTTGGCGCGCGCAGCAGCGTCGATGCCGCGGCCGGCTTACCCGGTCTGAGCTTCGGTCTCGAGTTGGCACGGCGGTTCAGCGATGTACCGGGTTGGCGCCAGGGCTGGCGCGGCAACGTGAACGCCATGGTGACATTCTGA
- a CDS encoding spore coat U domain-containing protein, giving the protein MSARVAPAAIRHLNLVRTIRSCAATWAFLAVMMMFAVRADAQSCSVSAASGNYGSVDILSGSSVDTTSSFTVNCSGCLLGCTYNVCIQFDQGSPNSNSSIRYMGSGANTIQHELYSDAARTQVWGSWGYGTSQYGTGGVSFNLTIPLLSSASQTFTVYGRLKAGQQTAIPGTYTWNTASPALAGSAYLLTSPNCSANPGNFVNAGSSPWLATIPANCHLSATPLNFGSASLLTSNVDAVGTVTVQCTNTTPYSIGLDSGANASGAQRRMLNGASNYVKYGLYTDAARSTAWSTTTSASGCTNGGGTCVLGTGTGSNQSVTVYGRVPPQVAPPVGTYTDAVIATITF; this is encoded by the coding sequence GTGAGCGCACGGGTTGCGCCAGCAGCCATCCGGCATCTCAATCTGGTGCGAACCATCCGGTCTTGCGCGGCCACCTGGGCATTTCTTGCTGTGATGATGATGTTCGCGGTTCGCGCCGACGCACAGAGCTGTTCGGTCTCTGCCGCCTCGGGAAACTACGGTTCCGTTGATATTCTGTCAGGAAGTTCGGTCGATACGACGTCGTCGTTCACCGTCAATTGCTCGGGCTGCCTGTTGGGGTGCACCTACAACGTGTGCATCCAATTCGACCAGGGTTCGCCCAACAGCAATTCCTCCATCCGCTATATGGGAAGCGGAGCCAACACGATACAGCACGAACTCTACTCTGACGCCGCGCGGACCCAGGTTTGGGGCTCGTGGGGCTATGGGACCTCGCAATACGGTACGGGAGGTGTGAGTTTCAATTTGACTATTCCACTCTTGTCCAGCGCTTCCCAGACCTTCACGGTTTACGGCCGGCTCAAAGCCGGACAGCAAACGGCGATTCCAGGAACATACACCTGGAACACGGCCTCGCCCGCCCTTGCAGGCAGTGCGTATCTACTCACCAGCCCAAACTGTTCGGCCAATCCGGGAAACTTCGTCAACGCAGGGTCATCTCCCTGGCTCGCGACCATCCCGGCAAATTGTCATTTGTCGGCAACGCCCCTCAACTTTGGCAGCGCATCGCTGCTGACATCGAACGTCGACGCCGTCGGAACGGTCACCGTTCAATGCACCAACACAACCCCCTATTCGATTGGTCTGGACAGCGGAGCCAACGCGAGCGGCGCTCAGCGCAGAATGCTGAACGGCGCATCGAATTACGTTAAGTACGGCCTCTATACGGATGCCGCACGCTCGACGGCCTGGAGCACAACGACCTCAGCATCGGGTTGCACAAATGGAGGCGGTACGTGCGTGCTTGGCACGGGCACAGGCTCCAACCAGAGCGTAACAGTTTACGGGCGCGTGCCTCCCCAGGTCGCGCCCCCGGTCGGGACCTACACCGACGCCGTGATCGCAACGATCACGTTCTAG